The Fulvivirga ligni genome window below encodes:
- a CDS encoding adenosylcobinamide-GDP ribazoletransferase, giving the protein MIKREIRIFFTALMFYTRIPCPKWVGHEPEYINLSVRYFPLIGWLVGFGAFAAYYLTTFCLNSWVGVIISSIVTVLMTGAFHEDGFADVCDGFGGGWTKEKILMIMKDSRVGAYGVVGLICLFALKFALLISLSEELDMLWIFITWIVAHTLSRFSASVFIFTDSYVQDTDVSKAKPVANQVSMKNLWLASIFSVVPLLFLIIYSHQWPFLIIFAALTLVFLYLRRYYNKWIGGYTGDCLGAAQQIFEVIIYMSILGVWKFI; this is encoded by the coding sequence ATGATCAAGAGGGAAATACGCATATTTTTTACGGCCTTAATGTTCTACACCAGAATACCCTGTCCGAAATGGGTTGGTCACGAACCAGAGTATATCAATCTGTCGGTCAGGTACTTTCCTCTAATTGGTTGGCTGGTAGGATTCGGCGCTTTTGCGGCCTATTATCTCACAACTTTTTGTCTGAATAGCTGGGTAGGTGTCATCATATCCTCAATTGTAACTGTATTAATGACAGGAGCTTTCCATGAAGATGGCTTTGCTGATGTTTGTGATGGTTTTGGTGGCGGCTGGACCAAGGAGAAAATCTTGATGATAATGAAAGATAGCAGGGTAGGGGCTTACGGAGTAGTAGGATTGATATGCCTCTTTGCTTTAAAGTTCGCTTTATTGATATCCTTATCGGAAGAGTTAGACATGCTATGGATATTCATCACCTGGATTGTAGCACATACCTTAAGTCGTTTCTCAGCTTCCGTTTTCATCTTTACCGACAGTTATGTGCAGGATACAGATGTTTCAAAGGCCAAACCCGTAGCTAATCAGGTGTCTATGAAGAACTTGTGGTTAGCGTCTATATTTTCTGTAGTACCACTGCTGTTTTTGATTATTTACTCTCATCAATGGCCTTTTTTAATCATTTTTGCTGCCCTCACCCTGGTGTTTCTCTATCTCCGTCGCTACTACAACAAGTGGATAGGCGGCTACACCGGTGACTGTCTAGGGGCAGCCCAGCAAATCTTCGAAGTTATTATTTACATGAGTATCCTTGGTGTATGGAAGTTTATTTAA